One Cucurbita pepo subsp. pepo cultivar mu-cu-16 chromosome LG07, ASM280686v2, whole genome shotgun sequence genomic region harbors:
- the LOC111798512 gene encoding ubiquitin-like protein 5 — translation MIEVVLNDRLGKKVRVKCNEDDTIGDLKKLVAAQTGTRAEKIRIQKWYNIYKDHITLKDYEIHDGMGLELYYN, via the coding sequence ATGATTGAGGTGGTTCTCAACGATCGTCTCGGGAAGAAGGTACGGGTGAAGTGCAACGAGGACGACACGATCGGCGACTTGAAGAAGCTCGTTGCCGCTCAGACCGGAACCAGGGCCGAGAAGATTAGGATCCAGAAGTGGTACAATATCTACAAGGATCACATCACCCTCAAGGATTACGAGATCCATGATGGCATGGGTCTCGAGCTCTATTACAACTGA